The Desulfuromonadales bacterium region ACGGGAAGAGCTTTTGCCTGCCGAAATCTACCGGAGGGTGGGGCAGGAATACCTGCGTTTGGACGCCAGCTGAATCTTTGCGGCGAGTCGGGAACACGTGCTGTGTGCCGGTCTTAGCTCCCTGATTTTCCCTTGTTTTTCCTTGACAATGGTCAGGCGCTTTACTATAGTCCGTATTTTGCGACGCTCGAAGAGTGGAGCGCCAGGTCTGACATGTTCGACAATCTGACGGAAAAATTCGAATCGGTTTTCAAGAAACTGCGCGGCCATGGCCGGCTGACCGAAGAGAATATACAGGAAGCTTTACGTGAAGTCCGTCTGGTCCTCCTGGAGGCCGATGTCAACTTCCGCGTGGTCAAGGACTTTGTTGCCGCCGTCCGTGAGCGGGCGGTCGGGCAGGAGGTCCTGAAGAGCCTCACTCCGGCCCAGCAGGTCATCAAGGTGGTGCGCGAGGAACTCGGGCGCCTGATGGGCGAGGGGGTGGAGAATCATCTCGATCTGGCCGCCCGGCCGCCGGTGCCGATCATGCTCTGTGGTCTGCAGGGCGCCGGCAAGACGACCACCTGTGGCAAGCTGGCGCTCAAGCTGCGCAAGGAAAAACGCAACCCGCTGCTGGTGCCGGCCGACATCTACCGGCCGGCGGCCATCGAGCAGCTCAAGACGGTGGGCCGGCAACTCGGTATTCCGGTTTTCGACTCGCACGCCGGGCTGGATCCGGTCGCCATCTGCGAGGCGGCGCGCCGTTTCGCAGAGCTCAACGGCTACGACACGCTGATTCTCGATACCGCCGGACGTCTGCACGTCGACGAGACGCTGATGGATGAGTTGGTGCGGATCAAGGCTTCCCTCGCGCCGCGGGAAATTCTGCTGGTCGCTGACGCCATGACCGGTCAGGACGCAGTGAACGTGGCCGAGAGTTTCGACCGCAAGCTTGCGCTCACCGGTGTCATTCTCACCAAGCTGGACGGTGATGCCCGGGGTGGCGCAGCTCTCTCCATCCGGGCGGTGACCGGCAAGACGATAAAACTGGTTGGCCTCGGCGAGAAGATGGATGCCCTCGAGGTATTCCATCCCGACCGCATGGCGCAGCGCATTCTCGGCATGGGGGATGTGCTCTCGCTGATCGAAAAGGCGCAGTCCGCCATCGACCAGGATCAGGCGGCAGCCATGCAGAAGCAACTGCGTCAGGAGGGGTTCAATCTCGAGACCTTTCGCGATCAGCTCAAGACGATCAAGAAAATGGGCTCGATGGAGTCTATCCTCAAACTGATTCCCGGCGCCGGAAAGGCCCTCGGTCAGGCCCAGGGAATGCAGTTGCCTGACAAGGAGCTGAAGAAGGTCGAGGCGATTATCAACTCCATGACTCCTGCCGAGCGGCGGGACCATCGCATCCTCAACGGCTCGCGCCGGCTACGCATCGCTCGCGGCAGCGGCACTTCGGTGCAGGACGTGAACGTGCTGATCAAGCGCTTTACCGAAGCACAGAAGATGATGAAAAAAATGCAGCAACTTGGACCCAAGGGACTCAAGGGGCTGATGGGACGCGGCGGCGGATTGCCGTTTTGACAGGCTGAAGCCAGGAATCGAAAAATCCTGAACCCTGATTCCTGAAGCCTGATAACTTATACCTGAACAGAGTTCACGAAACACCAGGAGGAACAGCACATGTCCGTGAAAATCAGACTGGCCCGCGGCGGCGCCAAGAAAAAACCTTTCTACCAGGTAGTGGTCGCCGATGAGCGCTCCCCGCGCGACGGCCGTTTCGTCGAAAACCTGGGTCAGTACGACCCCAAGCAGAATCCCCCGATGGTTTCCCTGCAAGAGGAGCGCACTCTCGAGTGGCTGCAGAAGGGCGCCCAGCCCACGGATACCGTGCGGCAATTGCTGCGCCAGCAGGGGATCTGGGCCAAATTCAAGCAGCCGAAAGAGGCCTAAGCTTCTCCGGCGACCGAGGTGGGGCATCCCTTTCTCCGAAGGACGGACTCCATGAAAGAACTCATCGAATTCATCGCCAAATCCCTGGTGGAACATCCCGAAGCGGTGACCATCTCCGAGGAGCAGGGTGAGGATGGCAGCATCCTCGTCAAGTTGGCTGCGGCTCAGGAGGACATGGGGAGGATCATCGGTAAGCAGGGGCGAACTGCCAAGGCCATGCGCACACTGCTCAACGCCAAGGCTACGCGGGTCAACAAGCGCGCTACCCTGCAGATCATGGAGTGATGGTCGCTGCGGCTGATGAGCTTCTGCGTTTGGGGGTGGTGACCGGGACCCACGGACTGCGTGGTGATCTTAAGGTGCATCCGATTACGGATGAGCCGTCGGCGCTGCTCGCTGCTCGTGAAGTCTGCCTCCGTGGTCGGCAGGGCGAACTCATTCCCTGTCGGGTGGCTGCGGTAAAGGCTCACAAGGGTAGTGTGCTGCTGAGATTGCAGGGGTTCGAAAATATCGATGCAGCTCAGACGATGGTGGGGTGTGAGGTGCTGATGCCCCGCGGTGAGCTTCCTGCGTTGACGGATGATGAGTTTTACTGGTTTGAACTGGAGGGGCTGAGCGTCGTCGATCGGCGCCGTGGCAATCTCGGTGTCCTTGAGGAGATGTTCAGTACCGCCGCGCATGACATCTACGTGGTGCGCGGTCGCTACGGTGAGGTTCTGATTCCGGCGGTGAAGGAGTTCATCGTGGAAATCGACCGTGACGGACGGCGCATGCTGGTCGATCTCCCCGACGGTCTTGTCCCGGAAAAAGATGAAATTTGACGTTCTGACCCTCTTTCCCGGCATGTTCACGTCGCCCCTGCAAGAGAGCATTCTCGGCCGGGCGGTGGAGCGGGGGTTGATCCGGTTTGCCGCTCACAATCTCCGGAACTGGGCCGAAGGCCGGCACAAGGTGACCGACGATACTCCCTGCGGCGGCGGCGACGGCATGGTCATGAAGCCGGAGCCGGTTGCCCGGGCGCTGACGGCTTTGCGATCGGATTCACCCGCCTCGCGGGTTCTGCTGATGACCCCGCAGGGCAAGCGGTTTGACCAGCGCGAGGCCTGGGCCCTGGCGCAGGAGCCGGGGTTGATTTTTGTGTGCGGCCGCTACGAAGGCTTTGACGAGCGTATTCGCTCTCTGGTGGATGCCGAGTATTCGTTGGGGGACTTTGTCCTCACCGGCGGCGAGCTGCCCGCCATGGTGATGATCGATGCCATCGCCCGGCTGCTGCCGGAGGTGCTGGGGAGCAGCGGCAGTGCCCTGGGAGATTCCTTCTCGGATGGCCTGCTTGAATATCCGCATTACACGCGCCCCGTCGAATTCCTGGGCATGCGGGTGCCGGAAGTGCTGCTTTCCGGCAACCACGCGGCCATCGCCAGTTGGCGCCGCCGTGAACAGCTGAAACGGACGCTGCAGCGGCGTCCGGACCTGCTGGCCACGGCCAGGCTGACGGATGCAGATCGACGGATTCTCGACGAACTGCGACACGAAATGCAGGGCGAAGGAGCATGAGCAGGCAACCGCTGGCGGTGGCCCTGGTCCATCATCCGGTTCTCGACCGGCGCGGCGACCGGGTAACGACGGCGGTCACCAATCTCGATCTGCACGACATCGCCCGGACGGCCCGCACCTACGGCGTCTGCCGTTATTATGTCGTCACTCCGGTCGCGGAACAGCAGCTGTTGATCGCCCGCATCCTCGACCATTGGCGTGAAGGTTTCGGTGCCGGCTACAACCCGGACCGCGGCGAGGCCCTGTCGCTGGTGACGATGACAGCTGATCTGGAGGCCGCCCTGGCAGACTGGCGGGCACAGGCGGGCTCTGCGGCGTTGCCGGTACTGACGGGGGCGTCCCGATCTGACGGCATATCGTTCGCCACCTGTCGCGCCTTGGCGCAGGAGCACCCGCTGCTGCTTGTGTTCGGCACCGGCTGGGGGCTGGCGCCCGAACTGTTCGAGCGGGACTGGCCGGTACTGGCGCCGGTGCGCGGGGCTGGTGACTACAATCATCTGCCGGTGCGGGCCGCCGCGGCCATCATTCTCGATCGTCTGGTCGGCGAAATGTGCAGCTGAGCGCCTGCCGGTAAAAATCTGGCATGCTCTGCTGCCGGTCGGCAACGGTGCCGGAATGGGCATGAGTCATCGATGCCTTTGAAAGTGCAAACCTATCCGACATATCTCGGAAAACAGAAACGGATCGAAATAGAGGAGGAAAGACATGAATATCATCGATCGTCTGGGCATGGAACACATTAAAAAGAACATCCCGATCTTCAAGGCGGGGGACACCCTGCGGGTGCACGTCAAGATTGTCGAGGGTGACAAACAGCGCATCCAGGTCTATCAGGGTGTCTGTATCAAACGGATGAACAACGGCGCCGGCTCCACCTTCACTGTGCGCAAGATCTCTGACGGCGTCGGGGTTGAGAGGGTGTTTGCCCTCCACTCCCCTGCCGTCGAGAAGATCGAGGTGATGACGATTGGCCACGTTCGCCGGGCCAAGCTCTACTATCTGCGCAAACTGCAGGGCAAGGCGGCCAGGATTCGCGAGAAGCGCTACGCCTGATAGTGAAAAAAAAAGCCCCGGCAATTGGCCGGGGCTTTTCTTGTCCAGGATAGCTTATATCAAACGAATGCGCCGTATTAATGGGGCACTGTGGGCACGCTGGCGGCGTGCGGGGCCGCCATGGCGACGAAGATGAAAATACCGATCAAGCAGTAAAAGGCGAGAGCCGCCCATCCCCCCTGCTTGAGCACGTCTCGCAGCTCCTTCCAGTCAATCAGAAAACCGAAGTAGCCGGCCACGGCCAATACAATGAAAACAGACTCCATCAGAAACTCCTCCTTTGGCTGTTTATAATGAGTTCGGTAACATAGTGTATACCATGGCGTCGGTGAAATCCAGCTGGAATTTTTCCTGAGAGGTGTCGGTTGACTCTCGATCTTTTTCCCCGAGTGGAACGCTCACCCCTGCAGTTCGAGAGCCGGACCAGGGCGCTGGGGTATCGGCTGATCGCCGGAGTGGACGAAGCTGGCCGGGGACCCCTGGCCGGCCCCGTGGTGGCAGCGGCAGTGATCCTGCCCGAGCAATTCGAGCTGCCCGGCCTCAACGATTCGAAGCAGTTGTCTGCGGCGGTTCGGCAGCGGCTCTTTTTCCAGATCAGGCAGCAGGCTGCAGTCGGCGTCGGCATTGTTGCAGCGGCCGAGATCGATGAGCTGAACATCCTGCAGGCAACCCTCAAGGCAATGAGCCTGGCAGTGCGCCGGTTGCGCCAGGCCGCCGACTATCTGCTCGTCGACGGTATCACGCCGGTCCCGCTACCCCTGCCGCAGAAAACCATCAGGCAGGGGGATGCCCGCTCTGCCTCGATTGCCGCCGCCTCGATCATGGCCAAGGTGGTCCGCGACCGGATGATGATCGCCTATGACCGGCTTTATCCCGGTTACGGTTTTGCCGGCCACAAGGGATATGGTTCCGCCCAGCATCTGGAGACGATCGCTCGCTTGGGGCCATCTCCTCTGCACCGCCGTACCTTCCGCGGTGTGCGCGAGCATCTGGAGCGGGCATGACCGAGGAGCGCCTGAGTCTTGGCCGCTGGGGGGAAGAGGAGGCCGCGCGTTTTTTACGGCGGCTCGGGATGACGATTGTCGAGCGCAATCTGCGTACCCCGGTGGGCGAGATCGATATTGTCGCTCGCCAGGGAAAGACCCTGGTCTTTGTCGAGGTCAAGACCCGGCGCAGCGATGCATTCGGCACGCCGCAGGAAGCTGTCGGACCGACCAAACAGCGGCAGATCATTCGTACTGCCCTCTGGTATATGGGGGACGGCAAGGGGAGGGGGATGCAGCCGCGCTTCGACGTGGTGGCGGTGCGACCAGAACGGCAGGGGGCGCGCGTGGAGCATATCATCAATGCTTTCGGCCTCTGAGCCGACCGGCGACGAGTCCTTCGGGTTTGCTTTTTGCTCCAAACGCCGCTAGAATTGCCGGCAGCCGAGCCGTTTGGCTCCGGCCGCCGGTTTGCTGAACGGGAGGGTCGGGTGGAAATGGTGGAGTCTCTGTTATCTCTGGGGATGGTCAGGATCGGGGTGGTCGCGCCCGAACTGCGAGTGGCCGATGTCGCCTTCAACGAAGAGCGCATCTGCCGGGCGATCGAGGCTGCCGAATCCCAGGACTGCCGCTTTCTGCTTTTTCCTGAACTCTGCGTTACCGCTTATACCTGCGGCGACCTCTTCTTTCAGCCGCTGCTGATCGAGCAGGCGCGGCAGGCACTGCGCCGGATTACCCGGGCGACGGCCGGCCGCCGGGCGACCGTGGTGGTCGGAGCTCCGGTGGCCCAGGGGGGGCGGTTGTTCAACTGCGGCGTTTTCATTGCCTCCGGGCGTATCCTTGGCATCATTCCCAAAACATTTCTTCCCAATACCCAAGAGTTCTACGAGGAGCGCTGGTTCTCTTCGTCCCGAGAGCTTGCGGCTGACGTTCTCGAGTGGGACGGACAGATGATCCCCTTTGGCCCGGATCTGCTCTTTCGGGCCGAGTCAATGCCTGACTGTGTCGTCGGCGTCGAAATCTGCGAGGACGCCTGGTCGGTCGAACCGCCGAGCGGCCGGATGGCGATGCGGGGGGCGACGCTTCTGCTGAATCTATCGGCCAGCCCCGAGTTGCTGGGCAAGGAGGAGTACCGGCGCGCCCTCGTCCTCTCCCAGTCGGCCCGCTGCCTGGCGGTTTACGCCTATGCTTCGGCCGGCCCCGGCGAGTCAAGCACCGATCTGGTCTACTCCGGCCATTCCCTGATTGCCGAAAACGGCCTGCTGCTGGCCGAGACGGAACGCTTTCGTTTCGACACCCAGTTGGCTGTCGCCGACATCGATATTGAGCGCCTGGTCGGGGAGCGACGGAAGAACAACACCTACGGCGCCAGCCGAACCGATGGTTCTTTCCGGTTCATTCCATTCCCCCTGCCGGATGCCGCCGCCGATCGTCTTCGGCGCCCTGTCTCCGCTACCCCCTTCGTCCCGTCTGCAGAAGAGGAAAGAACCCACCGCTGCCAGGAGATTTTCTCCCTGCAGGTCACCGGGCTGGCCAAAAGGCTGCTGCACACCGGGGGAACGAAGGCGGTACTCGGCATTTCAGGCGGGCTCGACTCGACCCTCGCCCTGCTGGTGACGACCAAGGCCTTCGACAAGCTGGGGCTCGACCATCGCGGCATCGTCGCCGTGACCATGCCCGGCTTCGGCACCACGGCGCGCACCCGGGGCAACGCCGAGCGTCTGGCACAACTGCTCGGCGTGAGCTTGCGGGTGATCCCGATCAACGCGGCAGTGCGCCAGCATTTTGCCGACATCGGCCACCGCGAGGAGGTGCATGACATCACCTTCGAGAATGCCCAGGCCCGGGAGCGCACCCAGATCCTCATGGATGTGGCGAACCAGGTCGGCGGTCTGGTGATAGGCACCGGCGATCTCTCTGAACTCGCCCTCGGCTGGTGCACCTACAACGCCGACCATATGTCGATGTACGGCGTCAATGCCGGGGTGCCCAAGACCCTGGTGCGCTACCTCGTTTCCTGGTGCGCCGAGGCGGAGTTCACCGGCGAAACCGCCGCCGTCCTCTCCGACATTTGCGCTACCCCGGTTTCCCCCGAACTGCTGCCGCCGAACGAATACGGCGAGATCGGCCAGATGACCGAAGACCATATCGGCCCGTACCGGCTGCACGACTTCTTCCTCTATCACGTCGTGCGCCTGCAGTTCGCTCCCCGTAAGGTCCTGCGACTGGCACGCGAGGCCTTCGCCGGCGAGTTCTCCGCTGCGGAGATCCATCTCTGGCTCGAGACCTTTTACCGCCGCTTCTTCTCCCAGCAGTTCAAGCGCTCCTGCCTGCCGGATGGCCCGAAGGTGGGTAGTGTGGCACTCTCGCCGCGTGGCGATTGGCGGATGCCGAGCGACGCCAGCGTGGCGTTATGGCTCGCGGACCTGGAAGGGTTGAAGGAGGATATGTAGGAGCAGGTCTTGTGCCTGCCTGTTTCGGGGCACCCACAAGGGGCGCCCCCACACCAATCACCAGCCACGGCCAGTATGTCCGGTACCCTCTACCTTGTCGCTACGCCCATCGGCAACCTCGAAGATATGACCTTTCGCGCCCTGCGCATCCTGAGAGAGGTCGACCTGGTGGCGGCCGAAGACACCCGACACAGCCGCAAACTCTTCAGCCATTACGGCATCGATACACCCCTCACCTCCTACTTCGAACACAACGAAGCGCTAAAGGGCGAACGTCTGCTCGAACAACTGCGGGCGGGAAGGTCGGTGGCACTCATCTCCGATGCCGGCACCCCAGCCATCTCCGATCCAGGCTTTCTGCTGGTGCGCCGCTGCCGGGACGAGGGGATACCGGTGCTCGCCGTCCCCGGTCCTTCGGCAGTGGTCGCCGCACTGGCTGTCTCCGGCCTGCCGACCGAGCGTTTTGCCTTCGAGGGGTTTCTTCCAGCCCGCAGCAAGGC contains the following coding sequences:
- the ffh gene encoding signal recognition particle protein; protein product: MFDNLTEKFESVFKKLRGHGRLTEENIQEALREVRLVLLEADVNFRVVKDFVAAVRERAVGQEVLKSLTPAQQVIKVVREELGRLMGEGVENHLDLAARPPVPIMLCGLQGAGKTTTCGKLALKLRKEKRNPLLVPADIYRPAAIEQLKTVGRQLGIPVFDSHAGLDPVAICEAARRFAELNGYDTLILDTAGRLHVDETLMDELVRIKASLAPREILLVADAMTGQDAVNVAESFDRKLALTGVILTKLDGDARGGAALSIRAVTGKTIKLVGLGEKMDALEVFHPDRMAQRILGMGDVLSLIEKAQSAIDQDQAAAMQKQLRQEGFNLETFRDQLKTIKKMGSMESILKLIPGAGKALGQAQGMQLPDKELKKVEAIINSMTPAERRDHRILNGSRRLRIARGSGTSVQDVNVLIKRFTEAQKMMKKMQQLGPKGLKGLMGRGGGLPF
- a CDS encoding ribonuclease HII, which encodes MTLDLFPRVERSPLQFESRTRALGYRLIAGVDEAGRGPLAGPVVAAAVILPEQFELPGLNDSKQLSAAVRQRLFFQIRQQAAVGVGIVAAAEIDELNILQATLKAMSLAVRRLRQAADYLLVDGITPVPLPLPQKTIRQGDARSASIAAASIMAKVVRDRMMIAYDRLYPGYGFAGHKGYGSAQHLETIARLGPSPLHRRTFRGVREHLERA
- a CDS encoding NAD(+) synthase; translated protein: MVESLLSLGMVRIGVVAPELRVADVAFNEERICRAIEAAESQDCRFLLFPELCVTAYTCGDLFFQPLLIEQARQALRRITRATAGRRATVVVGAPVAQGGRLFNCGVFIASGRILGIIPKTFLPNTQEFYEERWFSSSRELAADVLEWDGQMIPFGPDLLFRAESMPDCVVGVEICEDAWSVEPPSGRMAMRGATLLLNLSASPELLGKEEYRRALVLSQSARCLAVYAYASAGPGESSTDLVYSGHSLIAENGLLLAETERFRFDTQLAVADIDIERLVGERRKNNTYGASRTDGSFRFIPFPLPDAAADRLRRPVSATPFVPSAEEERTHRCQEIFSLQVTGLAKRLLHTGGTKAVLGISGGLDSTLALLVTTKAFDKLGLDHRGIVAVTMPGFGTTARTRGNAERLAQLLGVSLRVIPINAAVRQHFADIGHREEVHDITFENAQARERTQILMDVANQVGGLVIGTGDLSELALGWCTYNADHMSMYGVNAGVPKTLVRYLVSWCAEAEFTGETAAVLSDICATPVSPELLPPNEYGEIGQMTEDHIGPYRLHDFFLYHVVRLQFAPRKVLRLAREAFAGEFSAAEIHLWLETFYRRFFSQQFKRSCLPDGPKVGSVALSPRGDWRMPSDASVALWLADLEGLKEDM
- the rsmI gene encoding 16S rRNA (cytidine(1402)-2'-O)-methyltransferase, with the translated sequence MSGTLYLVATPIGNLEDMTFRALRILREVDLVAAEDTRHSRKLFSHYGIDTPLTSYFEHNEALKGERLLEQLRAGRSVALISDAGTPAISDPGFLLVRRCRDEGIPVLAVPGPSAVVAALAVSGLPTERFAFEGFLPARSKARREALRQLRAESRTTIFYEAPHRLQATLREICEEMGAEREVAVARELTKLHEELFRGTAAAAVEHFGAGRIRGEIVLLVAPAAAGAAEPAAAGATVEEALGKLRDEGLPLRQAVKQVAKEFGLPGDEVYRRALAMKDEN
- the rpsP gene encoding 30S ribosomal protein S16, whose amino-acid sequence is MSVKIRLARGGAKKKPFYQVVVADERSPRDGRFVENLGQYDPKQNPPMVSLQEERTLEWLQKGAQPTDTVRQLLRQQGIWAKFKQPKEA
- a CDS encoding RNA methyltransferase, with protein sequence MSRQPLAVALVHHPVLDRRGDRVTTAVTNLDLHDIARTARTYGVCRYYVVTPVAEQQLLIARILDHWREGFGAGYNPDRGEALSLVTMTADLEAALADWRAQAGSAALPVLTGASRSDGISFATCRALAQEHPLLLVFGTGWGLAPELFERDWPVLAPVRGAGDYNHLPVRAAAAIILDRLVGEMCS
- a CDS encoding KH domain-containing protein, yielding MKELIEFIAKSLVEHPEAVTISEEQGEDGSILVKLAAAQEDMGRIIGKQGRTAKAMRTLLNAKATRVNKRATLQIME
- the trmD gene encoding tRNA (guanosine(37)-N1)-methyltransferase TrmD; the protein is MKFDVLTLFPGMFTSPLQESILGRAVERGLIRFAAHNLRNWAEGRHKVTDDTPCGGGDGMVMKPEPVARALTALRSDSPASRVLLMTPQGKRFDQREAWALAQEPGLIFVCGRYEGFDERIRSLVDAEYSLGDFVLTGGELPAMVMIDAIARLLPEVLGSSGSALGDSFSDGLLEYPHYTRPVEFLGMRVPEVLLSGNHAAIASWRRREQLKRTLQRRPDLLATARLTDADRRILDELRHEMQGEGA
- the rplS gene encoding 50S ribosomal protein L19; its protein translation is MNIIDRLGMEHIKKNIPIFKAGDTLRVHVKIVEGDKQRIQVYQGVCIKRMNNGAGSTFTVRKISDGVGVERVFALHSPAVEKIEVMTIGHVRRAKLYYLRKLQGKAARIREKRYA
- a CDS encoding YraN family protein, coding for MTEERLSLGRWGEEEAARFLRRLGMTIVERNLRTPVGEIDIVARQGKTLVFVEVKTRRSDAFGTPQEAVGPTKQRQIIRTALWYMGDGKGRGMQPRFDVVAVRPERQGARVEHIINAFGL
- the rimM gene encoding ribosome maturation factor RimM (Essential for efficient processing of 16S rRNA) — translated: MVAAADELLRLGVVTGTHGLRGDLKVHPITDEPSALLAAREVCLRGRQGELIPCRVAAVKAHKGSVLLRLQGFENIDAAQTMVGCEVLMPRGELPALTDDEFYWFELEGLSVVDRRRGNLGVLEEMFSTAAHDIYVVRGRYGEVLIPAVKEFIVEIDRDGRRMLVDLPDGLVPEKDEI